The proteins below come from a single Kitasatospora sp. NBC_00315 genomic window:
- a CDS encoding FAD/NAD(P)-binding protein — protein MSTLVIVGAGPRGAGLLERIAANSAELLPADRPLHIHLVDPYPPGAGRIWRREQSPLLRMNSMAEDVTMFTDEKSTIEGPVRPGPSLAEWAARSEEFAPYREVGDPAVRDELRTLAPTDFPTRRAQSAYLDWVLRRAIADLPAHITVTVHRDTVQEVTGPADGPQLVRLGRRTLSADHVTLTIGHLDSAPDPRHAPMAEFAARHGLFHLAPAYSADADLSGIAPGEHLVLRGLGLAFVDLTALLTEGRGGRFEETPAGLVYHPSGREPVIHTGSRRGVPYHSKTEYRLQAAPAPLPRYFGREAVDGVLARPGPLELRRDFWPLMAKEIGFGHYHELFRAHPERTALPWEDFLAAYDRLDWYSPALARLIDTAVPDPADRVDFEALDHPLAGLTLDSGEELQRHLRAYITADADRRADPAHSADLGAFLALLSLFGQLPRVMASGRLTARSVGQELDEWWFGFFSFLASGPPGFRLRQLLALSEAGVVRFLGADLAVEPDEATGTFRASSPTVPGRVVTATALIEGYLPKHALARTRDPLLRQLHADGRIIEEVVQDEDHTHRSGLLTISPADSRILDPALGGAPHPRRTALGPHTSLRAAAAFARPRTDSPGFRQTDAAARAILRDLAEPAGPAQGARPSVDGLATAAAGR, from the coding sequence GTGAGCACGCTGGTGATCGTCGGCGCCGGGCCGCGCGGTGCCGGGCTGCTGGAGCGGATCGCCGCCAACTCCGCCGAACTGCTGCCCGCCGACCGGCCGTTGCACATCCACCTGGTCGATCCGTACCCGCCCGGGGCCGGCCGGATCTGGCGCCGGGAGCAGTCCCCGCTGCTGCGGATGAACTCGATGGCCGAGGACGTCACGATGTTCACCGACGAAAAGTCGACCATCGAGGGCCCGGTCCGCCCCGGCCCCTCGCTGGCCGAATGGGCCGCCCGAAGCGAGGAGTTCGCTCCCTACCGGGAGGTGGGAGACCCCGCCGTCCGGGACGAGCTGCGCACCCTGGCCCCGACCGACTTCCCGACCCGGCGGGCCCAGAGCGCCTACTTGGACTGGGTCCTGCGCCGCGCGATCGCGGACCTTCCGGCGCACATCACGGTCACCGTGCACCGGGACACCGTCCAGGAGGTCACCGGCCCGGCCGACGGACCGCAGCTGGTCCGGCTCGGCCGTCGCACGCTGAGCGCCGACCACGTCACCCTGACCATCGGGCACCTCGACTCCGCACCCGACCCGCGGCACGCCCCGATGGCCGAATTCGCCGCCCGGCACGGCCTGTTCCACCTCGCACCGGCCTACTCCGCCGACGCGGACCTCTCCGGGATAGCCCCCGGCGAACACCTGGTGCTGCGCGGCCTCGGGCTCGCGTTCGTCGATCTGACCGCGCTGCTCACCGAGGGCCGCGGCGGCCGCTTCGAGGAGACGCCGGCCGGCCTGGTCTACCACCCCTCCGGCCGCGAACCGGTGATCCACACCGGCTCCCGACGCGGCGTCCCCTACCACTCGAAGACCGAGTACCGGCTGCAGGCGGCGCCCGCGCCACTGCCCCGCTACTTCGGCCGGGAGGCCGTCGACGGCGTCCTCGCGCGCCCCGGACCCCTCGAACTACGCCGTGACTTCTGGCCGTTGATGGCGAAGGAGATCGGCTTCGGCCACTACCACGAACTGTTCCGGGCCCACCCCGAGCGCACCGCCCTGCCCTGGGAGGACTTCCTCGCCGCGTACGACCGGCTCGACTGGTACTCCCCCGCACTGGCACGGCTGATCGACACCGCCGTCCCCGACCCGGCCGACCGGGTGGACTTCGAGGCGCTCGACCACCCGCTGGCCGGGCTGACGCTGGACAGCGGCGAGGAGCTCCAGCGGCACCTGCGGGCGTACATCACCGCCGACGCCGACCGCCGCGCCGATCCGGCCCACAGCGCCGACCTCGGCGCCTTCCTGGCGCTGCTCTCGCTCTTCGGCCAGCTGCCCCGGGTGATGGCCTCCGGGCGGCTGACGGCCCGGTCGGTCGGGCAGGAGCTGGACGAGTGGTGGTTCGGCTTCTTCAGCTTCCTCGCCTCCGGCCCGCCCGGCTTCCGGCTGCGCCAGCTGCTCGCCCTCTCCGAGGCGGGGGTGGTGCGCTTCCTGGGCGCCGACCTCGCGGTCGAACCGGACGAGGCCACCGGCACGTTCCGCGCGAGCAGCCCGACCGTCCCCGGCCGGGTGGTCACCGCCACCGCGCTGATCGAGGGCTACCTCCCCAAGCACGCGCTCGCCCGCACCCGGGATCCGCTGCTGCGACAGCTGCACGCCGACGGGCGGATCATCGAGGAGGTCGTCCAGGACGAGGACCACACCCATCGCTCGGGGCTGCTGACCATCTCGCCCGCCGACAGCCGCATCCTGGACCCGGCGCTCGGCGGCGCCCCGCACCCGCGCCGTACCGCGCTCGGCCCGCACACCAGCCTGCGTGCGGCGGCCGCCTTCGCCCGGCCGCGCACCGACTCCCCCGGGTTCCGCCAGACCGACGCGGCCGCCCGGGCCATCCTGCGCGACCTGGCGGAACCGGCCGGGCCGGCGCAGGGCGCCCGGCCCTCGGTGGACGGTCTGGCCACGGCGGCGGCCGGGAGGTGA